From a region of the Sebastes umbrosus isolate fSebUmb1 unplaced genomic scaffold, fSebUmb1.pri scaffold_119_arrow_ctg1, whole genome shotgun sequence genome:
- the LOC119484245 gene encoding thrombospondin-type laminin G domain and EAR repeat-containing protein-like — MLACRSLLLTWLLLAAGGRSWRPCTDLLPLDLLTRVLPRPGQAPPPQVQMVQSRGSRGLRLAGAMATALSFPASQVFSNCDYFPAEFSLVATIKIPRLRRKRNEYIFSVVEDGSDSLLLGLRVSQNRLHFLTTPPGAGGRSRLSFKDVGLDDNRWHTVVLAVTGPYATLTVDCGLPLELKQVQSFPGALSTRGSRFFIGSRRRMRGRFSGLLRQLVLLPGSDATPRLCPTSDPSLAELSVPQVLKSTPVRPDQRGPVYPYEAEARVTLGNPPPCSGPELGQLWFNAQRKGLFICDGLTWRTLLQNQERLDYVEDYQDLYTSSETFDVEVFSIPSEGLFMAAANRDSRPGSGIYKWRNGSFQLYQNISTQEARAWKHFTIDDKVFLVVANSREAEPELSVIYRWNRRWRRFLRHQTLQTHAALDWEAFHIHNHSFLVVANHRRARDSNHNIHSVIYRWNPETKLFEVNQTVSTSGAYDWEFFSVGPYHFLVVANTFDGQTTTISSTVYVWLDGRFQAFQSIPTVGATDWETFQIDGRFFLAVANSQKVSDRGPILYSINSTVYELNTLTQTFIRFQDILTHSAVDWEFFTIGEEKFLVVANSHDGSSYSLNSVVYRWQGYEGFVPVHSLPTFGCRDWEHFSTDEGSFLVYSSATSRLSKVFRLRTY, encoded by the exons ATGTTGGCGTGTCGCTCCCTGCTGCTCACCTGGCTGCTGCTCGCCGCCGGAGGACGGAGCTGGAGACCCTGTACAG ACCTGCTGCCTCTTGACCTGCTGACCAGAGTGCTGCCACGCCCAGGacaagccccgccccctcag gtgcagaTGGTTCAGTCCAGAGGGTCCAGAGGTCTCCGATTGGCTGGCGCCATGGCGACAGCACTGAGTTTCCCCGCCTCTCAAGTCTTCAGCAACTGTGACTACTTCCCTGCTGAGTTCTCATTGGTCGCCACCATCAAGATACCGAGACTGAGACGGAAG AGGAATGAGTACATCTTCTCTGTCGTGGAGGACGGATCTGATTCGCTGTTGCTGGGGTTGCGTGTCTCACAGAACCGCCTCCACTTCCTGACCACGCCCCCCGGTGCCGGAGGGCGGAGCCGGCTGAGCTTTAAGGATGTCGGATTGGACGATAACCGCTGGCACACCGTGGTGCTGGCCGTCACCGGGCCGTACGCCACGCTGACTGTCGACTGTGGACTGCCTCTGGAGCT TAAACAGGTCCAGTCGTTCCCCGGCGCTCTCAGCACCAGAGGGTCCAGGTTCTTCATcggcagcaggaggaggatgaggggacGCTTCTCT GGTTTACTGCGTCAGCTGGTTCTGCTTCCTGGTTCAGACGCCACGCCCAGACTGTGCCCGACCTCTGACCCCAGCCTGGCCGAGCTGTCCGTCCCCCAGGTCCTAAAGTCCACCCCTGTCCGGCCCGACCAGCGTGGACCAGTTTACCCGTACG aGGCGGAGGCCAGAGTGACTTTGGGGAATCCTCCTCCGTGTTCTGGACCTGAACTGGGTCAGCTGTGGTTCAACGCTCAGAGGAAAGGTCTGTTCATCTGTGATGGACTCACCTGGAGGACTCTGCTGCAGA ATCAGGAGCGTTTGGACTACGTGGAGGACTACCAGGATCTGTACACCAGCTCAGAAACCTTCGACGTCGAGGTTTTCTCCATCCCGTCTGAAGGCCTGTTCATGGCTGCAGCCAACCG GGATTCTCGGCCCGGTTCGGGTATCTACAAATGGAGAAACGGGTCATTCCAGCTCTACCAGAACATCAGCACTCAGGAAGCTCGAGCCTGGAAACACTTCACCATCGACGACAAG GTTTTTCTGGTGGTGGCGAACTCCAGGGAGGCGGAGCCTGAGCTGTCAGTCATCTACCGGTGGAACCGGCGGTGGCGGCGTTTCCTCCGTCACCAAACTCTGCAGACTCACGCCGCTCTGGACTGGGAGGCCTTTCACATCCACAACCACAGCTTCCTGGTGGTGGCCAATCACAGAAGAG ccAGAGACTCCAACCACAACATCCACAGTGTGATCTACAGGTGGAACCCAGAGACAAAG CTGTTTGAGGTGAACCAGACTGTGTCCACGTCGGGGGCGTATGACTGGGAGTTCTTCTCGGTGGGACCGTACCACTTCCTGGTGGTGGCCAACACGTTCGATGGTCAGACCACCACCATCAGCTCCACCGTCTACGTCTGGCTGGACGGACGCTTCCAGGCCTTCCAGAGCATCCCG acGGTGGGAGCGACGGACTGGGAGACGTTTCAGATCGACGGCAGGTTCTTTCTGGCCGTCGCCAACAGTCAGAAGGTGTCGGACCGCGGCCCGATTCTCTACAGCATCAACTCCACCGTGTACGAACTCAACACGCTCACGCAGACCTTCATCCGCTTCCAGGACATCCTCACACACAG TGCTGTGGACTGGGAGTTCTTCACCATCGGAGAGGAGAAGTTCTTGGTTGTGGCCAACTCTCACGACGGCAGCTCGTACTCTCTGAACAGCGTCGTCTACAG gtgGCAGGGTTATGAGGGCTTCGTCCCGGTCCACAGTCTGCCCACCTTCGGCTGCAGAGACTGGGAACACTTCAGCACCGACGAGGGCTCCTTCCTGGTCTACTCCAGCGCCACCTCCAGGCTCAGCAAGGTCTTCAGACTCAGGACCTACTGA